From Staphylococcus sp. M0911, a single genomic window includes:
- the parE gene encoding DNA topoisomerase IV subunit B — MNKQNHYSDDSIQVLEGLEAVRKRPGMYIGSTDKRGLHHLVYEVVDNSVDEVLNGYGDEITVILNQDDSISIEDNGRGMPTGIHASGKPTVQVIFTILHAGGKFGQGGYKTSGGLHGVGASVVNALSEWLEVEIHRDGNIYKQSFKDGGVPATGLLKEGKTKKTGTKVTFKPDPEIFKATTSFNFDVLSERLQESAFLLKNLKIKLIDLRRGKEREEYYHYEEGIKEFVSYVNEGKEVLHEVTTFTGTTNGIEVDVAFQYNDQYSESILSFVNNVRTKDGGTHEVGFKTAMTRVFNDYARRINELKEKDKNLDGNDIREGLTAIVSVRIPEELLQFEGQTKSKLGTSEARSAVDSVVSEKLPFYLEEKGQLSKSLVKKAIKAQQAREAARKAREDARSGKKNKRKDTLLSGKLTPAQSKNTEKNELYLVEGDSAGGSAKLGRDRKFQAILPLRGKVINTEKARLEDIFKNEEINTIIHTIGAGVGNEFKIEDSNYSRIIIMTDADTDGAHIQVLLLTFFFKYMKPLVQAGRVFIALPPLYKLEKGKGKSKKVEYAWTDDELDKLQKQLGKGFSLQRYKGLGEMNPEQLWETTMNPDTRTLIRVQVEDEVRSSKRVTTLMGDKVAPRREWIENHVEFGMQEDLSILDNAEVQILENETYEEDETN; from the coding sequence ATGAATAAACAAAATCATTATTCAGATGATTCTATACAGGTTTTAGAAGGTCTTGAAGCTGTTAGAAAAAGACCGGGGATGTATATAGGATCAACTGATAAACGTGGATTGCATCATCTAGTATATGAAGTTGTCGATAACTCCGTCGATGAAGTATTAAATGGTTACGGGGATGAAATAACAGTTATCCTAAACCAAGATGATAGTATTTCAATAGAAGATAATGGTCGTGGGATGCCAACAGGTATTCACGCTTCAGGTAAACCAACTGTTCAGGTTATCTTTACCATATTACATGCTGGAGGCAAATTTGGCCAAGGTGGATATAAAACATCTGGTGGACTACACGGTGTTGGTGCGTCGGTAGTTAATGCACTAAGTGAATGGTTAGAAGTTGAAATTCATAGAGACGGTAATATTTATAAACAGAGTTTTAAAGATGGTGGTGTGCCTGCGACAGGGTTACTCAAAGAAGGAAAAACAAAGAAAACGGGTACAAAAGTAACGTTTAAACCAGATCCTGAAATTTTCAAAGCCACAACATCATTTAATTTTGATGTTCTAAGTGAGCGTTTACAAGAATCTGCATTCTTATTAAAAAACTTAAAAATTAAATTAATTGATTTACGTCGTGGTAAAGAAAGAGAAGAATATTATCATTACGAAGAAGGTATTAAAGAATTTGTAAGTTATGTCAATGAAGGTAAAGAAGTCCTTCATGAGGTTACAACTTTTACAGGTACTACTAATGGCATCGAAGTTGATGTGGCTTTCCAATATAACGATCAATATTCTGAAAGTATTTTAAGTTTCGTAAATAATGTGCGTACTAAAGATGGCGGTACACATGAAGTTGGATTTAAAACAGCTATGACTCGTGTATTTAACGATTATGCGAGACGTATCAATGAATTAAAAGAAAAAGATAAAAATTTAGATGGAAATGATATACGTGAAGGATTAACAGCTATCGTTTCTGTAAGAATTCCTGAAGAGTTATTACAATTCGAAGGACAAACTAAATCTAAATTAGGTACATCAGAAGCTAGAAGTGCTGTAGATTCAGTTGTTTCTGAAAAATTACCATTTTATCTTGAAGAAAAAGGACAATTGTCTAAATCGCTTGTGAAGAAAGCGATTAAAGCACAACAAGCTAGAGAAGCTGCACGTAAAGCACGTGAAGATGCACGTTCTGGTAAAAAGAACAAACGAAAAGATACTTTATTATCAGGTAAATTAACTCCTGCTCAAAGTAAAAATACAGAGAAAAATGAACTTTATTTAGTAGAGGGTGACTCTGCTGGTGGTTCGGCTAAACTTGGTCGTGATCGTAAATTTCAAGCGATACTCCCATTAAGAGGTAAAGTCATTAATACTGAAAAAGCTAGATTAGAAGATATCTTTAAAAATGAAGAGATCAACACGATTATTCATACCATTGGTGCAGGTGTTGGTAATGAATTTAAAATTGAAGATAGTAATTATAGTCGAATTATCATTATGACCGATGCTGATACAGATGGTGCCCATATTCAAGTGTTATTATTAACGTTCTTCTTCAAATATATGAAACCTTTAGTACAAGCAGGTCGAGTCTTTATAGCATTACCTCCACTTTATAAATTAGAAAAAGGTAAAGGTAAATCTAAGAAAGTAGAATATGCTTGGACAGATGATGAATTAGATAAATTACAAAAGCAACTTGGTAAAGGATTCTCATTACAACGTTACAAAGGTTTAGGTGAAATGAACCCTGAACAATTATGGGAAACAACAATGAATCCAGATACACGTACGTTGATTCGAGTTCAAGTTGAAGATGAAGTACGCTCTTCAAAACGTGTAACAACGTTAATGGGAGATAAAGTAGCTCCACGTAGAGAATGGATTGAAAATCATGTTGAATTTGGTATGCAAGAAGATTTAAGTATTTTAGATAATGCTGAAGTTCAAATTTTGGAAAATGAAACCTATGAGGAGGATGAAACGAATTGA
- a CDS encoding thioesterase family protein — translation MIYSLTEIEPRYQETDKMGVIYHGNYATWFEVARTDYIRKLGFSYADMEKQGIISPVTDLNIKYKKSIFYPEKVTIKTWVEKYSRLRSVYRYEIFNEQGELATTGYTELICMKADTFRPIRLDRYFADWHETYSKVEGLNKEGINEEVTNGIDHL, via the coding sequence ATGATTTATAGTTTGACTGAAATTGAACCAAGATATCAAGAGACAGATAAAATGGGCGTGATTTATCATGGTAATTATGCAACATGGTTTGAAGTAGCTCGTACAGATTACATTAGAAAACTAGGATTTAGCTATGCTGATATGGAAAAGCAAGGGATCATTTCTCCAGTTACAGACTTAAATATCAAATATAAAAAATCAATTTTTTATCCTGAAAAAGTTACCATTAAAACTTGGGTTGAAAAATACTCTAGATTGCGTTCTGTATATAGATATGAAATTTTTAATGAACAGGGCGAACTTGCAACTACAGGTTATACTGAGTTAATTTGTATGAAAGCTGATACATTTAGACCGATTAGATTAGATCGTTATTTTGCAGATTGGCATGAAACATATAGTAAAGTTGAAGGTTTAAATAAAGAAGGCATCAACGAGGAAGTCACTAATGGTATTGATCATTTATAA
- the parC gene encoding DNA topoisomerase IV subunit A: protein MSEIIQDLSLEDVIGDRFGRYSKYIIQERALPDVRDGLKPVQRRILYAMYSSGNTFDKNFRKSAKTVGDVIGQYHPHGDSSVYDAMVRLSQDWKLRHVLIEMHGNNGSIDNDPPAAMRYTEAKLSQLSEELLRDINKETVSFIPNYDDTTLEPMVLPARFPNLLINGSTGISAGYATDIPPHNLGEVIQATLKYIDNPDITVSQLMKYMKGPDFPTGGIIQGLDGIKKAYESGKGKIVVRSKVDEEELRNGRKELIVTEIPYEVNKSSLVKRIDELRADKKVDGIVEVRDETDRTGLRIAIELKKDVNSEAIKNFLYKNSDLQISYNFNMVAISDGRPKLMGIKQIIDSYINHQIEVVANRTKFDLEHAEKRMHIVEGLMKALSILDEVIALIRNSKNKKDAKDNLVAEFDFTEAQAEAIVMLQLYRLTNTDIVALEQEHDELSNLIKDLRHILDDHDALLNVIKNELTEIRKKFKTDRLSTIEAEISEIKIDKEVMVPSEEVVLSLTRHGYIKRTSTRSFNASGVSEVGLKDGDSLLKYLDVNTQDTALVFTNKGRYLFIPVHKLAEIRWKELGQHVSQIVSIDEDEQVIDVFNEKDFNQREAFYIMATRNGMIKKSSVPQFKTTRYNKPLIAMKVKEQDEVINIMRVESDQLITVVTHKGMSLTYSTNELSDTGLRAAGVKSINLKDEDFVVMTQMINHSESVMMATQRGAIKHIGFKVLQEAKRAQRGITLLKELKKAPHRIVAADVVCANHTTYTLYSDNNQESGEIASIHKSEQYTNGSFIVDIDDFGEVKGMYLQ, encoded by the coding sequence TTGAGTGAGATAATTCAAGATTTATCACTTGAAGATGTAATAGGTGACCGTTTTGGACGATATAGTAAATATATTATCCAAGAGAGAGCATTACCAGATGTTCGTGACGGGCTTAAACCAGTACAGCGTCGTATTCTATACGCGATGTATTCAAGTGGTAATACATTCGACAAAAATTTCCGTAAAAGTGCTAAAACTGTCGGGGATGTCATTGGTCAGTATCATCCTCATGGTGACTCTTCAGTATATGATGCCATGGTGCGCTTAAGTCAAGATTGGAAGTTACGACATGTCTTAATTGAAATGCATGGTAACAATGGTAGTATTGATAATGACCCACCAGCAGCGATGCGTTATACAGAAGCTAAGCTAAGTCAATTATCTGAAGAACTGTTAAGAGATATCAATAAAGAAACCGTGTCATTTATTCCAAACTATGATGATACAACATTAGAGCCTATGGTATTACCTGCTAGATTCCCTAATTTATTAATTAATGGCTCTACTGGTATTTCAGCAGGTTATGCAACTGATATTCCACCACATAATCTTGGTGAGGTTATTCAAGCGACTTTAAAATATATTGATAATCCTGATATTACTGTGAGCCAATTAATGAAATACATGAAAGGACCTGATTTTCCAACTGGAGGCATTATTCAAGGTCTAGATGGTATCAAAAAGGCATATGAATCAGGTAAAGGTAAGATTGTGGTACGTTCAAAAGTAGACGAAGAAGAACTACGCAATGGACGTAAAGAATTGATTGTGACTGAAATTCCGTACGAAGTGAATAAAAGTAGTCTAGTTAAACGTATTGATGAATTACGTGCGGATAAGAAAGTTGACGGTATTGTTGAAGTTCGAGATGAAACGGATAGAACTGGCTTACGTATTGCTATAGAACTTAAAAAAGATGTTAATAGCGAAGCAATCAAAAATTTCTTATATAAAAATTCTGACTTACAAATATCTTACAACTTTAATATGGTAGCAATTAGTGACGGCCGACCAAAATTAATGGGTATTAAACAAATTATTGATAGTTATATCAATCATCAAATTGAAGTCGTCGCGAATAGAACTAAATTTGATTTAGAACATGCTGAAAAACGCATGCATATTGTTGAAGGTTTAATGAAAGCATTGTCAATATTGGATGAAGTCATTGCACTTATTCGTAATTCTAAAAATAAAAAAGATGCTAAAGATAACTTGGTGGCTGAATTTGACTTTACTGAAGCTCAAGCAGAAGCGATTGTGATGTTACAACTTTATCGTTTAACAAATACCGATATTGTTGCTTTAGAACAAGAGCATGATGAATTATCGAATTTAATCAAAGATTTACGTCATATCTTAGATGATCACGATGCATTATTAAATGTGATTAAAAATGAATTGACTGAAATTAGAAAGAAATTTAAAACAGATCGTCTTTCTACAATTGAAGCGGAAATTTCTGAAATTAAAATTGATAAAGAAGTTATGGTACCAAGTGAAGAAGTAGTATTGAGCTTGACAAGACATGGTTATATTAAACGTACGTCCACACGAAGTTTTAACGCAAGTGGCGTTTCTGAAGTAGGCTTAAAAGACGGGGACAGCTTATTAAAGTATCTTGATGTAAATACCCAGGATACTGCACTCGTGTTTACAAATAAGGGTAGATATTTATTCATTCCTGTTCATAAATTAGCTGAAATTAGATGGAAAGAGTTAGGACAACATGTGTCACAAATTGTTTCTATTGATGAAGATGAACAAGTGATTGATGTGTTTAATGAGAAAGACTTTAACCAACGCGAAGCCTTTTATATTATGGCTACGCGCAATGGCATGATTAAGAAAAGTAGCGTTCCGCAGTTTAAAACAACACGCTATAACAAGCCATTAATTGCTATGAAAGTAAAAGAACAAGATGAAGTGATTAACATCATGCGAGTAGAATCAGATCAATTGATTACAGTGGTTACGCACAAAGGTATGTCACTAACTTATTCTACAAATGAACTATCTGATACAGGTCTTCGTGCTGCTGGTGTTAAATCTATTAATTTAAAAGATGAAGATTTCGTAGTAATGACTCAAATGATTAACCACTCAGAATCAGTGATGATGGCTACTCAACGTGGTGCAATTAAGCATATTGGATTCAAAGTATTACAAGAAGCTAAACGTGCACAAAGAGGTATAACTTTACTTAAAGAATTGAAAAAGGCGCCGCATCGAATTGTAGCTGCTGATGTTGTCTGCGCTAATCATACGACATATACATTATACTCAGATAACAATCAAGAGAGTGGCGAAATTGCGTCAATTCACAAATCTGAACAATATACGAACGGTTCGTTTATTGTAGATATTGATGATTTTGGTGAAGTTAAAGGTATGTACTTACAATAA
- a CDS encoding HesB/YadR/YfhF family protein — MKIELTDQAVQWFKDEFDLPEDNQVLHFFVRYGGEFQLKQGFSPAFNVENKSDVAVAYEEDYNGLTIVISEKDLWYFEDDHIVVDTVDHEDEISYTKK, encoded by the coding sequence ATGAAAATTGAACTTACAGATCAAGCAGTTCAATGGTTTAAAGATGAATTTGACTTACCTGAAGATAATCAAGTATTACATTTCTTCGTACGTTATGGTGGCGAATTTCAATTAAAACAAGGATTCAGCCCAGCATTTAATGTTGAAAACAAATCTGATGTTGCGGTTGCTTACGAAGAAGATTATAACGGTTTAACGATTGTTATATCTGAAAAAGATTTATGGTACTTTGAAGATGATCATATTGTTGTAGATACAGTTGATCATGAAGATGAAATTTCATATACAAAGAAATAG
- the plsY gene encoding glycerol-3-phosphate 1-O-acyltransferase PlsY: MMIVVMLILSYLIGAFPSGLVIGKLFFKKDIRQFGSGNTGATNSFRVLGRPAGFVVTFLDIFKGFITVFFPIWLPVHADGPISTFFTNGLIVGLFAILGHVYPIYLKFKGGKAVATSAGVVLGVNPILLLILAAIFFLVLKTFKYVSLSSIVAAICCVIGSLIIQDYILLAVSGIVSIILIIRHKTNIVRIFKGEEPKITWM, encoded by the coding sequence ATGATGATCGTCGTCATGTTAATACTAAGTTATCTTATTGGTGCTTTTCCAAGTGGTTTGGTTATTGGAAAGCTATTCTTTAAGAAAGATATAAGACAATTTGGTAGTGGCAATACTGGAGCAACAAATAGTTTTAGGGTATTAGGTAGACCAGCAGGATTTGTGGTAACCTTCTTAGATATATTTAAAGGGTTTATCACTGTATTCTTCCCTATTTGGTTACCAGTACATGCTGATGGACCTATAAGTACATTCTTTACCAACGGACTAATTGTAGGTTTATTTGCAATACTTGGCCATGTATATCCTATATATTTAAAATTTAAAGGTGGTAAAGCAGTTGCTACGAGTGCTGGGGTAGTTTTAGGAGTCAATCCCATTTTATTATTAATTTTAGCTGCAATTTTCTTTTTAGTGCTAAAAACATTTAAATACGTGTCCTTATCAAGTATCGTAGCAGCCATTTGTTGTGTGATAGGTTCACTCATTATACAGGACTACATTTTACTTGCAGTCAGTGGAATTGTTTCTATAATTTTAATTATACGCCACAAAACAAATATTGTCCGTATCTTTAAAGGTGAAGAACCTAAGATAACATGGATGTAA
- a CDS encoding alanine/glycine:cation symporter family protein, producing MKDFDSLIPGWFKDFVQVGNDLIWSQYLIGLLLTAGFFFTISSKFVQLRMLPEMFRALVEKPETLESGEKGISPFQAFAISAGSRVGTGNIAGVATAIVLGGPGAVFWMWIIAFIGAASAFMEATLAQIYKVHDKDGGFRGGPAYYITKGLNQKWLGIVFAILITVTFAFVFNTVQSNTIAESLNTQYHISPVITGIVLAVITAIIIFGGVRSIATLSSLIVPIMAIIYIGMVLIILLLNLDQIVPMIGTIIKSAFGFEQVTGGAVGAAILQGIKRGLFSNEAGMGSAPNAAATAAVPHPVKQGLIQSLGVFFDTMLVCTATAIMILLYSGLKFGENAPQGVAVTQSALNEHLGSAGGIFLTVAITLFAFSSVVGNYYYGQSNIEYLSNNKTIIFIFRCLVVVLVFIGAVAKTETVWSTADLFMGLMAIVNIVSIIGLSNIAFAVMKDYQMQRKAGKNPVFKPENLEINLFGIESWGINATNKANKNNK from the coding sequence TTGAAAGATTTTGATAGTTTAATTCCTGGTTGGTTTAAAGATTTTGTCCAAGTAGGGAATGATTTAATTTGGTCTCAATATCTAATTGGATTGTTACTTACAGCTGGTTTCTTCTTTACTATCAGTTCTAAATTTGTGCAACTTCGCATGTTACCTGAAATGTTTAGAGCATTAGTTGAGAAACCTGAAACATTAGAAAGTGGCGAAAAAGGTATTTCGCCTTTCCAAGCATTTGCAATTAGTGCAGGTTCAAGGGTTGGTACAGGAAACATTGCTGGTGTAGCAACAGCAATTGTATTAGGTGGCCCTGGTGCAGTATTTTGGATGTGGATTATTGCATTTATAGGTGCAGCAAGTGCATTTATGGAAGCAACATTAGCACAGATTTATAAAGTACATGATAAAGATGGTGGGTTCCGAGGCGGACCAGCATATTACATAACTAAAGGATTAAACCAAAAATGGCTAGGTATTGTATTTGCGATTCTAATCACAGTTACCTTCGCATTTGTGTTTAATACAGTTCAATCAAATACGATTGCTGAATCATTAAATACTCAGTATCATATTAGCCCAGTTATTACAGGAATTGTACTAGCTGTCATTACAGCTATCATTATTTTTGGTGGTGTTCGAAGTATTGCGACATTATCATCATTAATCGTTCCTATTATGGCGATCATATACATTGGTATGGTTTTAATCATTTTACTATTAAACTTAGATCAAATCGTTCCAATGATTGGTACTATTATCAAAAGTGCTTTTGGTTTTGAACAAGTAACTGGTGGTGCTGTAGGTGCTGCTATATTACAGGGTATTAAACGTGGTTTATTCTCAAATGAAGCAGGTATGGGTTCTGCACCAAACGCAGCAGCAACAGCTGCCGTACCTCATCCAGTTAAACAAGGTTTAATTCAATCATTAGGTGTATTCTTTGATACTATGCTTGTATGTACAGCTACAGCAATCATGATTTTATTATATTCTGGATTAAAATTTGGAGAAAATGCACCTCAAGGTGTGGCAGTTACACAATCTGCTTTAAATGAACATTTAGGTTCAGCAGGTGGTATTTTCTTAACCGTTGCAATTACACTATTTGCCTTTTCTTCAGTAGTAGGTAACTACTATTATGGACAATCTAATATAGAATACCTTTCAAATAATAAGACAATTATTTTCATTTTTAGATGTCTTGTAGTCGTACTTGTATTCATTGGTGCAGTTGCTAAAACTGAAACAGTATGGAGTACAGCAGACTTATTTATGGGACTAATGGCAATTGTTAATATTGTTTCTATTATTGGTCTTTCTAATATTGCTTTTGCAGTAATGAAAGATTATCAAATGCAACGTAAAGCAGGTAAAAATCCTGTGTTCAAACCAGAAAACCTTGAGATCAACTTATTTGGAATTGAATCTTGGGGTATCAATGCAACAAATAAAGCAAATAAAAATAATAAGTAA
- a CDS encoding PRD domain-containing protein, protein MGKYKISKILNNNVIICTNKDQEVVLIGKGIGFNKKQGLILDESASIEKVYKLDQDKHKEHYKTLVEMADDHVLQAVIESVNLITNATLDIDDKNLVVALTDHIIFAYKRLKQNQLISNPFAMETKYLYSDAYQLAAKVIERLNQQLDVQFPEDEIGFIALHIASNSEELSMREMSLINQLINKSITIIESDLNHQVDQSSIQYQRFIRHVQFLIRRLKQNEAIHAQNDFIEMIKKHYPQCYSTAFKILKMIQMEFDITINEAEVIYLTLHIHHFEGQINRD, encoded by the coding sequence ATGGGGAAATACAAAATAAGTAAAATTCTCAATAATAACGTTATCATATGCACGAATAAAGATCAGGAAGTTGTACTCATTGGAAAAGGTATTGGCTTTAATAAAAAGCAAGGTTTGATTTTAGATGAATCAGCTTCCATTGAAAAAGTGTATAAGCTTGATCAAGATAAACATAAAGAGCATTATAAGACATTGGTTGAAATGGCGGATGACCATGTACTGCAAGCAGTCATAGAATCAGTCAATTTAATCACAAACGCGACTTTAGATATTGATGATAAAAATCTAGTCGTTGCCTTAACTGATCATATTATTTTTGCGTATAAACGTTTAAAACAAAATCAACTCATTAGTAATCCGTTTGCTATGGAGACTAAATATTTATATAGTGATGCATATCAATTAGCAGCCAAAGTAATAGAAAGACTCAATCAACAATTAGATGTTCAATTTCCAGAAGATGAAATTGGATTTATCGCATTACATATTGCTTCTAATTCAGAAGAATTATCCATGCGAGAAATGTCGTTAATCAATCAATTAATTAATAAGAGTATTACAATCATTGAATCTGATTTAAATCATCAAGTTGATCAATCCTCAATACAATATCAACGTTTTATTAGACATGTTCAGTTCCTTATTCGTCGTTTGAAACAGAATGAAGCGATTCATGCACAAAATGATTTTATTGAAATGATTAAAAAGCATTACCCACAATGCTATTCCACAGCTTTTAAAATTTTAAAAATGATTCAAATGGAATTCGATATTACAATTAATGAAGCTGAAGTGATTTATTTAACATTACACATTCACCATTTTGAAGGGCAAATCAATCGTGATTAA
- the acnA gene encoding aconitate hydratase AcnA: MASNFKETAKKQFDLNGQSYTYYDLKSLEEQGLTKISKLPYSIRVLLESVLRQEDDFVITDDHIKQLAEFGKKGNEGEVPFKPSRVILQDFTGVPAVVDLASLRKAMNDVGGDINKINPEVPVDLVIDHSVQVDSYANPDALQRNMKLEFERNYERYQFLNWATKAFDNYNAVPPATGIVHQVNLEYLANVVHVRDVDGEQTAFPDTLVGTDSHTTMINGIGVLGWGVGGIEAEAGMLGQPSYFPIPEVIGVRLSNELPQGSTATDLALRVTEELRKRGVVGKFVEFFGPGVTNLPLADRATIANMAPEYGATCGFFPVDEESLKYMKLTGRKDDHIALVKEYLQQNNMFFQVENEDPEYTEVIDLDLSTVQASLSGPKRPQDLIFLSDMKTEFEKSVTAPAGNQGHGLDESEFDKKAEIKFNDGRTSTMKTGDVAIAAITSCTNTSNPYVMLGAGLVAKKAIEKGLKVPDYVKTSLAPGSKVVTGYLRDSGLQEYLDDLGFNLVGYGCTTCIGNSGPLLPEIEKAVADEDLLVTSVLSGNRNFEGRIHPLVKANYLASPQLVVAYALAGTVDIDLHNEPIGKGKDGEDVYLKDIWPSIKEVADTVDSVVTPELFLEEYANVYENNEMWNEIDVTDAPLYDFDPNSTYIQNPSFFQGLSKEPGTIEPLKDLRIMGKFGDSVTTDHISPAGAIGKDTPAGKYLLDHDVPIREFNSYGSRRGNHEVMVRGTFANIRIKNQLAPGTEGGFTTYWPTGEIMPIYDAAMKYKENGTGLAVLAGNDYGMGSSRDWAAKGTNLLGVKTVIAQSYERIHRSNLVMMGVLPLQFKQGESADSLGLEGKEEISVDIDETVKPHDLVTVHAKKENGEVVDFEAMVRFDSLVELDYYRHGGILQMVLRNKLAQ; encoded by the coding sequence ATGGCTTCTAACTTTAAAGAAACAGCAAAGAAACAATTTGATTTAAATGGCCAATCATACACGTACTATGATTTAAAATCATTAGAAGAACAAGGTTTAACTAAAATTTCAAAGTTACCTTATTCAATCCGTGTATTACTAGAATCTGTGTTACGTCAGGAAGATGATTTTGTAATTACTGATGATCACATTAAACAATTAGCAGAATTTGGCAAAAAAGGTAACGAAGGTGAAGTACCTTTCAAACCATCTCGTGTAATTTTACAAGACTTCACTGGTGTACCAGCTGTAGTTGACTTAGCGTCTTTACGTAAAGCAATGAATGATGTTGGTGGGGATATTAATAAAATCAACCCTGAAGTACCAGTAGACTTAGTTATTGACCACTCAGTACAAGTTGATAGCTATGCTAATCCAGATGCATTACAACGTAATATGAAATTAGAATTTGAACGTAACTATGAACGTTACCAATTCTTAAACTGGGCAACTAAAGCATTCGATAATTATAATGCTGTACCACCAGCAACTGGTATTGTTCACCAAGTAAATTTAGAGTACTTAGCGAATGTTGTACATGTTCGTGATGTTGATGGCGAACAAACTGCGTTCCCGGATACATTAGTTGGTACTGACTCTCATACAACAATGATTAACGGTATTGGTGTATTAGGTTGGGGTGTCGGCGGTATTGAAGCCGAAGCAGGTATGTTAGGACAACCTTCATACTTCCCAATTCCAGAAGTTATTGGAGTAAGATTAAGCAATGAATTACCACAAGGTTCAACAGCAACTGACTTAGCGTTACGTGTAACTGAAGAGTTACGTAAACGTGGTGTAGTTGGTAAATTCGTTGAATTCTTCGGTCCAGGTGTAACAAACTTACCATTAGCTGACCGTGCTACAATTGCAAACATGGCGCCTGAATATGGTGCAACTTGTGGTTTCTTCCCAGTTGATGAAGAATCACTTAAATACATGAAATTAACTGGTCGTAAAGATGATCATATTGCACTTGTAAAAGAATATTTACAACAAAATAATATGTTCTTCCAAGTTGAAAATGAAGATCCTGAATATACTGAAGTGATTGATTTAGATTTATCTACAGTTCAAGCTTCTTTATCAGGACCAAAACGTCCACAAGATTTAATCTTCTTAAGTGACATGAAAACTGAATTCGAAAAATCAGTTACAGCTCCAGCTGGTAACCAAGGTCACGGTTTAGATGAAAGTGAATTTGATAAGAAAGCTGAAATCAAATTCAATGACGGTAGAACTTCAACTATGAAAACTGGTGATGTTGCAATAGCAGCGATTACATCATGTACAAATACATCTAACCCTTACGTTATGTTAGGTGCAGGTCTAGTTGCTAAAAAAGCAATTGAAAAAGGCTTGAAAGTACCTGATTATGTAAAAACTTCATTAGCACCAGGTTCAAAAGTTGTTACTGGATATTTAAGAGATTCAGGTTTACAAGAATATCTTGATGACTTAGGTTTCAACTTAGTTGGTTATGGTTGTACAACTTGTATCGGTAACTCAGGTCCATTATTACCTGAAATTGAAAAAGCAGTAGCTGACGAAGATTTATTAGTAACTTCTGTACTTTCTGGTAACCGTAACTTTGAAGGTCGTATTCATCCATTAGTTAAAGCTAACTACTTAGCTTCACCACAATTAGTTGTAGCTTATGCATTAGCTGGAACAGTTGATATCGATTTACACAATGAACCTATTGGTAAAGGTAAAGATGGTGAAGATGTATACCTTAAAGATATCTGGCCAAGTATCAAAGAAGTTGCAGATACAGTTGATAGTGTCGTAACACCAGAATTATTCTTAGAAGAATATGCAAATGTATACGAAAATAATGAAATGTGGAATGAAATCGACGTTACTGACGCACCATTATATGATTTCGATCCAAATTCAACTTATATTCAAAATCCATCATTCTTCCAAGGTTTATCTAAAGAACCAGGAACTATTGAACCATTAAAAGATTTACGTATTATGGGTAAATTTGGTGACTCAGTTACAACTGACCACATTTCTCCAGCAGGTGCTATCGGTAAAGATACGCCAGCAGGTAAATATTTATTAGACCATGATGTTCCAATTAGAGAATTTAACTCTTATGGTTCAAGACGTGGTAACCATGAAGTAATGGTACGTGGTACTTTCGCTAATATCCGTATTAAAAACCAATTAGCGCCAGGTACTGAAGGTGGATTTACAACATACTGGCCTACAGGAGAAATCATGCCTATCTATGATGCAGCTATGAAATATAAAGAAAATGGTACTGGTTTAGCTGTTTTAGCAGGTAATGATTACGGTATGGGTTCATCTCGTGACTGGGCTGCTAAAGGTACAAACTTATTAGGTGTTAAAACTGTTATCGCACAAAGTTATGAACGTATCCACCGTTCAAACTTAGTAATGATGGGTGTATTACCATTACAATTTAAACAAGGTGAATCAGCTGATTCTCTAGGTTTAGAAGGTAAAGAAGAAATTTCTGTAGATATCGATGAAACAGTTAAACCTCATGACTTAGTAACTGTTCATGCTAAGAAAGAAAACGGAGAAGTTGTTGATTTTGAAGCAATGGTTCGTTTCGATTCATTAGTAGAATTAGATTATTATCGTCATGGCGGTATTCTACAAATGGTATTAAGAAATAAATTAGCTCAATAA